A region of Pirellulales bacterium DNA encodes the following proteins:
- a CDS encoding BON domain-containing protein yields MADGPLADRVSSVLERNPHLPHRNLRCEAAEGRVILRGVVRSYYQKQMAQESLKTVDGVNEIENQLEVCWL; encoded by the coding sequence ATGGCGGACGGTCCTTTGGCGGATCGCGTGAGTTCGGTTTTGGAGCGAAATCCTCATCTTCCGCACCGCAATCTGCGTTGCGAAGCGGCCGAAGGCCGCGTGATCTTGCGAGGCGTAGTGCGCTCGTATTATCAGAAGCAAATGGCCCAAGAGTCGCTGAAGACCGTTGACGGAGTCAACGAGATCGAAAACCAGCTCGAAGTTTGCTGGCTGTAA
- a CDS encoding hemolysin family protein — translation MLILANGFFAAAEIAIVAARRGRLQKQADEGDRASRVALELGSNPNRFLSTVQVGITLISTFAAAFGGARLASFLTERLAEAPIPWVAANAPVVSLTIVVLAISFCSLILGELVPKRLALRRAESLARLVAPPMLFLSQVARPFVWGLGITTDSVLFLLGIPKQEDSAVSVEDIQHLLKMGREHGVLDPAEQKVAMEALRLGDRSVRDIMRPRTDLDALDVETPAGEIIGAVAMAGFSRLPVYERDLDHIIGYVHIKDLLREQYLHTEINLRKMLHPPLFVPETLPLDRLLDLFQKKRTQLAIVLDEFGGTQGMVTLEDVFEELVGEIHDEHRRDKEQEIVRRDDGSWLVDGSVSIDDLAEAVGLKQVESPATRRFSTVAGLVLRQLGRIPEIGARTTFDSVELEVVDMDGQRIDRVLVTIVGPTDATAG, via the coding sequence TTGCTGATTCTGGCGAACGGGTTTTTCGCAGCCGCCGAGATCGCCATCGTCGCGGCGCGCCGGGGCCGCTTGCAAAAGCAGGCTGACGAAGGAGACCGCGCCTCTCGCGTGGCGCTCGAGCTGGGAAGTAATCCGAATAGATTCCTTTCCACTGTCCAGGTCGGCATCACCCTGATCAGCACCTTCGCAGCCGCCTTTGGCGGGGCCCGATTGGCGAGTTTTCTCACCGAGCGACTCGCCGAGGCACCAATCCCCTGGGTCGCGGCCAATGCCCCGGTCGTCAGCCTGACGATTGTCGTCCTGGCGATCAGCTTTTGCTCGCTGATCCTGGGCGAACTCGTCCCGAAGCGTCTGGCCCTGCGGCGCGCCGAGAGCCTGGCTCGCCTCGTCGCTCCGCCAATGCTCTTTCTTTCGCAAGTGGCGCGGCCGTTCGTATGGGGACTGGGCATAACGACCGATTCAGTTCTGTTCCTGTTGGGCATTCCGAAGCAGGAAGATTCGGCCGTCAGCGTCGAGGACATTCAGCATCTGCTGAAGATGGGGCGCGAGCATGGCGTGCTCGACCCCGCCGAGCAGAAAGTCGCTATGGAAGCGCTGCGGCTGGGAGATCGCTCGGTCCGTGACATCATGCGACCGCGCACGGATTTGGACGCCCTGGATGTCGAAACCCCGGCCGGCGAAATCATCGGCGCCGTGGCAATGGCCGGCTTCTCGCGTTTGCCCGTTTACGAACGCGACCTGGACCACATCATTGGCTACGTACACATCAAGGACCTGCTTCGCGAGCAATACCTGCACACCGAGATCAACCTGCGGAAGATGCTGCATCCGCCGTTGTTCGTGCCCGAGACTTTGCCTTTGGACCGGTTGCTCGACTTATTCCAAAAGAAGCGCACGCAACTAGCGATCGTGCTGGACGAATTCGGCGGCACGCAAGGGATGGTTACGCTCGAGGACGTTTTCGAGGAGCTGGTCGGCGAGATTCACGACGAGCATCGCCGCGACAAGGAGCAGGAAATCGTCCGCCGCGATGATGGAAGCTGGCTCGTCGACGGCAGCGTCAGCATCGACGACCTGGCCGAGGCGGTCGGCCTGAAGCAAGTCGAATCCCCCGCCACACGCCGCTTCAGCACTGTGGCCGGCCTAGTCCTAAGGCAATTGGGCCGAATCCCCGAAATCGGGGCCCGCACGACCTTCGACAGCGTCGAGCTCGAAGTCGTCGACATGGATGGACAGAGGATCGATCGGGTCCTGGTCACGATCGTGGGCCCGACCGACGCAACGGCGGGCTAA
- the serA gene encoding phosphoglycerate dehydrogenase, giving the protein MYRVIVLDPLAQEGLDLLSAAPGVEYEIRTKLAGDDLREALAAFDGAIVRSGVKITAESLAGNKRLKAIVRAGVGTDNIDKNAATRLGIVVMNTPAGNTLSTAEHTIAMMLALSRNIAPAYQGLIEGRWDRNLYMGTQLAGKTLGIVGLGRIGQAVAARAKALEMRLLGYDPFLSKDRAQELGIEICSTVPDMLPHVDYLTVHTPLTEETRGLVGKKELSVLRRGVRLVNCARGGIYDEEALVEGLKSGQIGGVALDVYAEEPCTKSPLFGMKGVLATPHLGASTEEAQTNVAAEGAGLLIDFLTTGAVRHAVNMISLDPKKFAALKGELGVAFRLGRLLAQLDRAPAKACRLLYRGDVASKETKLLTATFAAGLLQNSMESEVNMVNAEVLLRERGIELVEQSRADMGAFSSIILAELVTEARTYKAAGAVLGHDMARLVQLGDYRLEAYLDGVLMIFTHRDVPGIIGHVGTIFGKHRVNIAQMSVGRAGSAPGGEAIGVLNLDNLPSPEAVADVLASPDMLSATVVRLPEAGELPSWLTG; this is encoded by the coding sequence ATGTATCGCGTTATTGTTCTTGATCCGCTCGCTCAGGAAGGGCTCGACCTGCTGTCCGCCGCCCCGGGCGTCGAATACGAGATTCGCACGAAGCTCGCCGGAGATGACCTGCGCGAAGCCCTGGCCGCCTTCGACGGCGCCATAGTCCGCAGCGGCGTGAAGATTACGGCCGAGTCCTTGGCCGGCAACAAGCGGCTCAAGGCGATCGTCCGCGCCGGCGTTGGTACCGACAACATCGACAAGAACGCCGCCACGCGCCTGGGCATCGTGGTGATGAACACGCCGGCGGGCAACACGCTCAGCACGGCCGAACACACGATCGCCATGATGCTCGCCCTGTCTCGCAATATCGCTCCGGCCTACCAGGGCCTGATCGAAGGACGCTGGGACCGCAACCTGTACATGGGCACCCAACTCGCCGGCAAAACGCTGGGCATCGTCGGCCTGGGCCGCATCGGGCAGGCCGTCGCCGCTCGCGCCAAAGCGCTTGAGATGCGATTGCTCGGATACGACCCGTTCCTATCCAAGGATCGTGCTCAAGAGTTGGGCATTGAAATCTGCTCGACCGTGCCCGATATGCTGCCGCATGTCGATTACCTCACCGTACACACGCCGCTGACCGAAGAAACGCGTGGTCTGGTTGGCAAGAAGGAACTGTCCGTCCTGCGTCGCGGGGTCCGACTGGTTAACTGTGCCCGCGGCGGCATCTACGACGAAGAAGCACTCGTCGAAGGACTGAAGTCGGGCCAGATCGGCGGCGTCGCTTTGGATGTCTACGCCGAGGAGCCCTGCACGAAGAGCCCGCTTTTCGGCATGAAGGGGGTGCTAGCCACGCCCCACCTGGGAGCAAGCACCGAAGAGGCACAAACCAACGTGGCCGCCGAAGGGGCTGGGCTGCTGATCGATTTTCTCACGACCGGAGCCGTGCGCCATGCCGTGAACATGATCTCGCTCGATCCCAAGAAGTTCGCCGCGCTCAAGGGGGAACTGGGGGTCGCCTTCCGTCTCGGCCGTTTGCTGGCGCAACTCGATCGGGCTCCGGCCAAGGCGTGCCGGCTGCTTTATCGTGGTGACGTCGCGAGCAAGGAAACCAAGTTGCTCACCGCCACGTTCGCCGCCGGATTGCTCCAGAATTCGATGGAGTCCGAGGTGAACATGGTCAACGCCGAAGTACTGCTGCGCGAGCGTGGCATCGAACTCGTCGAACAATCCCGCGCCGACATGGGCGCCTTCAGCTCGATCATCCTGGCTGAGCTCGTCACCGAGGCTCGCACCTACAAGGCCGCCGGCGCCGTGTTGGGACACGACATGGCCCGCCTGGTGCAGTTGGGAGACTACCGCCTCGAAGCTTACCTCGACGGCGTGTTAATGATCTTCACCCATCGGGACGTGCCGGGCATCATCGGCCACGTCGGTACGATCTTCGGCAAGCACCGCGTCAACATTGCCCAGATGTCGGTCGGCCGCGCCGGCTCGGCCCCTGGCGGCGAGGCGATCGGTGTGCTGAACCTGGACAACCTGCCGTCACCAGAAGCCGTGGCCGACGTGTTGGCCTCGCCCGACATGCTCAGTGCCACGGTCGTTCGCCTTCCCGAAGCAGGCGAGCTGCCGAGTTGGCTCACCGGCTGA
- a CDS encoding tetratricopeptide repeat protein: MTGLQLRRWHHDARLWPTLAVLSLLASATGCGMVANSQNSAGVRLYQQGYYPQAIAKFQQATTSDPKDPDAYYNLGATYHRLGKLNNCKEDLVQAESLYNQCLDRDPNHRDCYRGLAVLLAEQQRTDEAQRLLQGWATRNPTQAAPKVELARLAEELGDKQTAKNNLVEALAIDPYDSRALAALGRIHEESGNTAQALSDYERSLWHDRFQPEVASRAAALRTALGPAAPPPQAGSSRYAVNPTSPSTIR, encoded by the coding sequence ATGACAGGTTTGCAACTTCGTCGTTGGCACCACGACGCGCGGCTTTGGCCGACGCTCGCCGTGCTCTCGTTGCTGGCAAGCGCCACCGGCTGCGGCATGGTCGCCAACAGCCAGAATTCGGCAGGTGTGCGTCTCTATCAGCAGGGTTATTACCCGCAAGCCATTGCCAAGTTCCAACAAGCCACGACGTCGGATCCGAAAGATCCCGACGCCTACTACAATCTGGGCGCCACGTACCACCGGCTGGGCAAGTTGAACAACTGCAAGGAAGACCTGGTACAAGCCGAAAGTCTGTACAACCAGTGTCTGGATCGCGACCCCAATCATCGCGACTGCTACCGAGGCCTGGCGGTTTTGCTCGCCGAACAACAACGCACCGACGAAGCCCAGCGCCTGCTGCAAGGCTGGGCTACGCGTAATCCCACGCAAGCCGCGCCGAAGGTCGAGCTGGCCCGATTGGCAGAAGAACTCGGCGACAAGCAAACGGCCAAGAACAACCTGGTCGAGGCACTGGCGATCGATCCCTACGATTCGCGCGCCTTGGCGGCGCTAGGGCGAATTCACGAAGAGTCAGGCAACACGGCGCAAGCCCTCAGCGACTACGAGCGCTCCCTGTGGCACGACCGATTCCAGCCCGAGGTCGCGTCCCGTGCCGCGGCTCTGCGTACGGCCTTGGGCCCTGCGGCCCCTCCGCCGCAGGCCGGCAGTTCGCGCTATGCCGTGAACCCGACCTCGCCGTCGACCATCCGTTAA
- a CDS encoding DUF3891 family protein: MLRRPDRNYSTDSWILIPQIEHAHLSGALAESWGDASLAELQPAAEVLQAIRHHDDGWKDWDAAPDVDPVAGRPLSFVEVPLDVAIEIWRRSIFLACSRGYLAAHMVSSHFTALLQKASPRWSLDPVRFQTSRQFLNEQSEHREAWLTTWQLANPGVRTRKMAERALEYLQFFDLLSLWLCAASREEPQSFPSPEGYEVTLIPLGALRFTVRPWPLRVGSWTQAIRAHRTPVGFYGTREAFAAATSEPVELVFQLVAEG; the protein is encoded by the coding sequence ATGCTTCGTCGTCCGGACCGCAACTACTCGACTGACTCCTGGATTCTGATTCCGCAGATCGAGCACGCGCACCTGTCAGGCGCATTGGCCGAATCGTGGGGAGACGCCTCGCTGGCCGAATTGCAACCCGCAGCCGAAGTCCTACAGGCGATCCGCCACCACGACGACGGTTGGAAGGATTGGGACGCAGCTCCCGATGTCGACCCCGTGGCCGGCCGCCCACTCAGCTTCGTCGAAGTGCCGCTGGATGTTGCGATCGAGATCTGGCGGCGCTCGATCTTCTTGGCTTGTTCACGCGGCTACCTGGCCGCGCACATGGTCAGCAGCCATTTCACGGCGCTACTGCAAAAGGCCTCGCCACGCTGGAGCCTGGACCCGGTACGCTTTCAGACCAGCCGGCAATTCCTCAACGAGCAGTCCGAGCATCGCGAAGCGTGGCTTACCACTTGGCAGCTCGCTAACCCCGGCGTGCGCACCCGCAAGATGGCCGAGCGGGCTCTCGAATACCTGCAATTCTTCGATCTCTTGAGCCTGTGGCTCTGCGCGGCATCTCGCGAAGAGCCGCAATCGTTTCCCTCGCCTGAAGGGTATGAAGTCACGCTCATCCCGCTCGGCGCCCTGCGTTTCACCGTGCGCCCCTGGCCCCTGAGGGTGGGGAGTTGGACGCAGGCCATCCGGGCCCATCGCACGCCCGTCGGGTTCTACGGCACCCGCGAAGCGTTCGCCGCCGCCACGAGCGAACCGGTCGAGCTGGTGTTTCAGCTCGTCGCCGAAGGCTAG
- a CDS encoding sigma-70 family RNA polymerase sigma factor: MHSDYLSPAIRELRDQQVRFAPRERKLAQVDRAEKLLDELDPKRTYTYEYLFYRLTDFRPETSPDVRLSGRHAKHDLQLFIEDVSDAADVAADAVPEPVLTVSELSKRFKVSTKTISRWRRQGLVSRRFLFQGRKRVGFLKSSVDRFVASNEDRVRRGSNFSQLTAEEREAIVLKARRLAQAGGCPAEVTRRLAERMGRSVETIRYTLKQFDQDHPEAAVFPESTGPLDEATKKKIYQQYRRGISVEALAKSHCRTKTSIYRVIHEMRALRIMELPLDYIDNPLFARSNAEKVVLGQPPEASPPPKKPRLPSGLPTYLASLYEVPLLTREQEVHLFRKLNYLKYRANKLRSTLDPQRARSVVMDQIERSYEDAVTTKNQIVRANLRLVVSIAKRHVGPSDNFFELVSDGNMSLIRAVEKFDFARGNKFSTYASWAIMKNFARTIPDELKHRDRYRTSTSEMFSATEDGRSDQYAQESAQTLRERQIGKILERLDEREQKIIISRFGLSRGHEPLTLKEVGAEMGVTKERIRQIEARALDKLRRAAEEEHIEIPGL, from the coding sequence ATGCATAGCGATTATCTAAGCCCTGCCATCCGTGAATTACGCGATCAACAAGTACGCTTCGCCCCGCGTGAGCGTAAGCTCGCCCAGGTCGATCGGGCCGAGAAGCTGCTCGACGAGCTCGATCCCAAGCGGACGTACACCTACGAATATCTCTTCTACCGGCTGACCGATTTCAGGCCGGAAACCTCGCCGGACGTTCGTTTGTCGGGCCGGCATGCCAAGCACGATCTGCAACTGTTCATCGAGGACGTCTCGGACGCCGCCGATGTCGCGGCTGATGCCGTTCCGGAACCTGTCCTGACAGTCAGCGAACTGAGCAAGCGATTCAAGGTTTCGACCAAGACGATCTCGCGCTGGCGCCGTCAGGGACTGGTGAGCCGCCGCTTCCTGTTCCAGGGGCGCAAGCGGGTCGGGTTCTTGAAGAGCTCGGTGGATCGCTTCGTTGCTAGTAACGAGGACCGGGTTCGCCGCGGCAGCAATTTCAGCCAGCTAACCGCCGAAGAGCGCGAGGCGATCGTGCTCAAGGCCCGTCGCCTGGCCCAGGCCGGCGGCTGCCCTGCCGAGGTCACACGTCGTTTGGCTGAGCGGATGGGGCGAAGCGTCGAGACGATCCGCTACACGCTCAAGCAATTCGACCAGGATCACCCGGAAGCGGCCGTCTTTCCGGAGTCGACCGGGCCGTTGGACGAAGCCACGAAAAAGAAGATTTATCAGCAGTACCGCCGCGGGATTTCGGTCGAGGCGTTGGCCAAGAGCCACTGCCGCACGAAGACCAGCATCTACCGTGTGATTCACGAGATGCGGGCCCTGCGGATCATGGAACTGCCGCTGGATTACATCGACAATCCGCTGTTTGCCCGATCAAACGCCGAAAAGGTGGTGCTGGGTCAGCCCCCCGAGGCCTCGCCGCCGCCGAAGAAGCCGCGGCTGCCGAGTGGGCTGCCGACGTACCTGGCAAGCCTGTACGAAGTGCCGCTGTTGACGCGTGAGCAGGAAGTTCACTTGTTCCGCAAGTTGAACTACCTGAAATACCGCGCCAACAAGCTGCGGTCGACGCTCGATCCGCAGCGGGCGCGCAGCGTGGTGATGGACCAGATTGAGCGCAGCTACGAGGACGCCGTAACGACGAAGAATCAAATCGTCCGGGCGAACCTGCGGTTGGTCGTGTCGATTGCTAAGCGGCACGTGGGACCATCGGACAACTTCTTCGAATTGGTCAGCGACGGCAACATGTCGCTGATCCGAGCGGTAGAGAAGTTCGATTTTGCCCGCGGAAACAAGTTCAGCACGTACGCCAGTTGGGCGATCATGAAGAACTTTGCCCGCACGATACCGGACGAGCTAAAGCATCGGGACCGGTACCGTACGAGCACGAGCGAGATGTTCTCGGCAACCGAGGATGGTCGTTCTGATCAGTACGCCCAGGAAAGTGCCCAGACGCTGCGTGAGCGGCAGATCGGCAAGATCCTGGAGCGGCTGGACGAGCGCGAGCAGAAGATCATCATCAGCCGGTTTGGCCTGTCTCGTGGGCACGAACCCTTGACCTTGAAAGAGGTTGGGGCCGAAATGGGCGTCACCAAGGAGCGCATTCGCCAGATCGAGGCGCGAGCCTTGGACAAGCTGCGACGTGCGGCCGAGGAAGAGCATATCGAGATCCCGGGGTTGTAA
- the tuf gene encoding elongation factor Tu — MAKANFERKKPHVNVGTIGHIDHGKTTLTGALIAVQAAKGLASFKSYADIAKGGTVRDETKTVTIAVSHVEYESEKRHYAHIDCPGHADFIKNMITGAAQMDGAILVVSAADGPMPQTREHILLARQVGVPALVVFLNKCDLVDDPELLELVEMELRELLTHYGFPGDDIPIIRGAARPAYDNPKDPAANKCIGELLEAVDAYIPEPIREVDKPFLMAVEDVFSIEGRGTVATGRIERGVVNVGDEIEVVGLTKEGRKVIVTGVEMFNKTLDKGQAGDNVGCLLRGIKRDDIERGQVLAKPGSITPHTKFEAEVYVLSKEEGGRHTPFFSGYRPQFYFRTTDVTGSSNLMGDAEMCMPGDNARLAIELISPIAMDDGVRFAIREGGKTVGSGVVTKILE; from the coding sequence ATGGCTAAAGCGAACTTTGAGCGCAAGAAGCCGCACGTCAACGTCGGCACGATCGGCCACATTGACCACGGCAAGACGACCTTGACTGGTGCCCTGATCGCTGTTCAGGCGGCCAAGGGTTTGGCGAGCTTCAAGTCTTATGCGGATATCGCCAAGGGCGGTACGGTCCGCGACGAGACGAAGACCGTCACCATTGCCGTCAGTCACGTCGAATACGAGTCCGAGAAGCGCCACTATGCCCACATCGACTGTCCCGGGCACGCGGACTTCATCAAGAACATGATCACCGGCGCCGCTCAGATGGACGGTGCGATCCTGGTCGTGTCGGCTGCCGACGGCCCGATGCCGCAGACCCGCGAGCACATCCTGTTGGCTCGCCAGGTCGGTGTGCCGGCGTTGGTCGTGTTCTTGAATAAGTGCGATCTGGTCGACGATCCCGAGTTGCTTGAGCTGGTCGAGATGGAATTGCGTGAGTTGTTGACTCACTACGGCTTCCCCGGCGACGACATCCCGATCATCCGTGGCGCCGCTCGTCCGGCCTACGATAATCCGAAGGATCCGGCCGCGAACAAGTGCATCGGCGAGTTGCTCGAGGCGGTGGACGCCTACATTCCGGAGCCGATCCGCGAAGTCGACAAGCCGTTCCTGATGGCGGTCGAAGACGTGTTCTCGATCGAAGGTCGCGGTACCGTGGCCACCGGTCGTATCGAGCGCGGCGTCGTCAACGTCGGTGACGAAATCGAAGTCGTCGGTTTGACGAAGGAAGGTCGCAAGGTCATCGTCACGGGCGTGGAAATGTTCAACAAGACCCTGGATAAGGGTCAAGCTGGTGACAACGTCGGCTGCCTATTGCGTGGTATCAAGCGCGACGACATCGAGCGTGGCCAGGTGTTGGCCAAGCCCGGTTCGATCACGCCGCATACCAAGTTCGAGGCCGAGGTGTACGTCTTGTCGAAGGAAGAAGGGGGCCGTCACACGCCGTTCTTCAGCGGCTATCGTCCGCAGTTTTACTTCCGCACGACCGACGTCACGGGCAGCTCGAACCTGATGGGCGATGCCGAAATGTGCATGCCCGGCGATAATGCTCGTCTGGCGATCGAGCTGATCAGCCCGATCGCGATGGACGACGGTGTCCGTTTCGCTATTCGCGAGGGTGGCAAGACGGTCGGTTCGGGCGTCGTTACGAAGATTCTCGAGTAA
- the secE gene encoding preprotein translocase subunit SecE: protein MMKEGNTAVSALWRDLFSLGFYKRSQGRIARQVTFIILAVIVVLAGWSLLDYMSDKVLPLTNVLLADDGDGGRATYDAVNGYARYLVPIAFVASGVWLAFRAVNMAWIADFLIAVEAEMNKVSWPSRAEMFRATLVVIFTIFGLAIILFGYDLLWRGLLKLLGVLG from the coding sequence ATGATGAAAGAGGGAAATACCGCTGTCAGCGCCCTGTGGCGCGACCTGTTCAGCCTGGGCTTCTATAAACGAAGTCAGGGCCGGATTGCTCGGCAGGTCACGTTTATCATCCTGGCGGTGATCGTGGTTCTGGCGGGCTGGTCCCTGCTGGATTACATGAGCGACAAAGTGCTGCCGCTGACGAATGTGCTGCTCGCCGATGACGGCGACGGCGGACGAGCGACGTACGACGCGGTCAACGGATACGCTCGTTATCTGGTGCCGATTGCGTTCGTGGCCAGCGGGGTGTGGCTGGCCTTCCGGGCCGTTAACATGGCGTGGATCGCTGACTTTTTGATTGCCGTCGAAGCCGAGATGAACAAAGTCTCTTGGCCTTCGCGAGCTGAGATGTTTCGCGCCACGCTGGTCGTGATTTTCACGATCTTCGGACTGGCGATCATCCTGTTCGGATATGACTTGCTGTGGCGCGGACTGCTGAAATTGCTGGGCGTATTGGGTTAA